A part of Ursus arctos isolate Adak ecotype North America chromosome X, UrsArc2.0, whole genome shotgun sequence genomic DNA contains:
- the LOC125282030 gene encoding heat shock transcription factor, X-linked member 3-like produces MASQSNDDIYQVKLAPPDDGESAIEAPSSSSLDLNLDSMEVLENQEDPAVSRDPGPQDNPQPQAPNHGAANVGEDLFGLPFPRKLWRIVEDDAFPSVRWNDDGNTVVIDKDLFQREILHRRGPERIFETDSLKGFIRLMNLYGFSKLRPNNPSVYSPGNQRMMMYRNSNFQRDRPMLLENIQGKGDLRTGTGWSGSSATPPRRKKQVAATRRSPRIHHKESTKEDKAAPKEAPSVQGPSGTRSLTFSGIWSLSSVAGYAMENRGPSEQGGPSGEGTSRNVMFAPPAIAGRDGAGELPTAPLVYPDYGSVMSLYNTCYSILLAALSVMSPNEAPSENEEQEGSSDYKCALCEHFKDNPGP; encoded by the exons ATGGCTAGTCAGAGTAACGATGACATATACCAAGTCAAGCTGGCTCCACCTGATGATGGGGAGTCAGCAATCGAGGCCCCATCCAGTTCCTCCCTGGATCTAAATTTGGATTCCATGGAGGTTTTGGAGAACCAGGAAGACCCAGCTGTGAGTCGAGATCCAGGCCCCCAAGACAACCCACAGCCACAGGCCCCAAACCACGGTGCCGCCAACGTGGGAGAAGACCTCTTCGGGCTCCCCTTCCCGAGAAAGCTCTGGAGGATCGTGGAGGACGACGCCTTCCCGTCCGTGCGCTGGAATGACGACGGCAACACCGTGGTCATCGACAAAGACCTTTTCCAGAGGGAGATTCTTCACCGGAGGGGCCCAGAGAGAATCTTTGAAACTGACAGCTTGAAGGGGTTCATCCGCCTCATGAACCTGTACGGGTTCAGCAAACTACGCCCAAACAACCCTTCGGTTTACTCTCCAGGGAACCAGAGAATGATG ATGTACCGCAACTCCAACTTCCAGCGAGACAGGCCTATGCTGCTCGAGAATATTCAGGGAAAAGGTGACCTGAGAACTGGCACCGGGTGGTCAGGGAGCAGTGCAACACCGCCgaggagaaagaagcaggtaGCAGCTACGAGACGGTCCCCACGAATCCATCACAAGGAATCCACCAAAGAAGACAAGGCGGCCCCCAAAGAAGCCCCAAGTGTTCAGGGACCCAGTGGCACCCGGTCCTTGACCTTCTCTGGTATTTGGTCCCTGAGCAGTGTAGCCGGATATGCCATGGAAAATCGTGGCCCAAGTGAGCAGGGTGGCCCAAGTGGGGAGGGCACCTCCAGGAATGTGATGTTTGCGCCCCCGGCTATTGCCGGAAGGGACGGCGCAGGGGAGCTGCCCACCGCCCCCCTGGTTTACCCAGATTATGGGTCGGTGATGTCGCTGTACAACACCTGCTATTCCATCCTGCTGGCTGCCCTTTCGGTCATGTCCCCAAACGAGGCCCCCAGTGAGAACGAGGAGCAGGAGGGTTCCTCAGATTACAAGTGTGCACTCTGCGAACACTTCAAGGACAATCCGGGTCCCTAA